GAATACTGGGGCTGAAATAAAACCTCTCTCTAGTGGCAGGTTATTCCATCGCatgcagggttcttacaccttcctctgaagcatctggtgccagCCATTGTCAGAGCAGGATAATGGACCAGATGGACTATGGGTCTGAGCCAAtctgacaattcctatgttcctaaggATTTAAGGGCATCACCCTATGCATGGAGCTGATAAATTCACTGGGAATCCATTTCTGACTATGTACAATTCTCCACACATGACTGAGCAACaattaagaaaggaaaatatttacagTAGAACATTCTGACCCCTCTTCATTAACTCTCTTTTCCAGGCTTGTATGAGTCCATTGGAACGTGCCAGAACCGCTCAGGGTCCAGTGGTGGGAAAGGAGCTTCCCGGTCATAGCATCATAGAGTTCAAAGCCAGAGGAGACCACCAGTCTACCCCTGAGGGGTGGTGTTTCCCTGGCTGCTTCTGTGTGGCTTCTAGGGAGCAGCAATGAattcctccttctctttcccagAGAGCCACCTCAGCCTGCTAGGCCTTTTGAAAGGAGAGAACGGGTCCCTGCCCAGAATGTGGAatgggagccaggagctggaCTGGGAGGAGCTCTTCCTGTTTGCAAAGGAGCCTGTCACCATCAGCCTCACCGTCCTGTACCTACTCTCTTTTGTGGTGGGATTTGTTGGGAACATCATGTCCATCAAAGTGCTTACCAGGAAGCGTAGCAGTCGGATGCCCAGCCTGAGTGCCACCAGGAGCCTCCTTATCAACCTGGCTATCTGCGACTTGATGGTGGTGTGCGTCTGCATGCCCATCACGGTGGGGAACTTGATATACAAAGCCTGGGTGTACGGTGACTTCCTGTGCAGGGCTGTGCCATTTGTCCAGGCCGTGTCCGTCTCAGCCAGTGTGCTCAGCCTCACGGTCATTAGTGTGAACAGGTATTACAGTGTTCACAACCCTCTGAATGCCAGGTCCTTCTTCACTCAGAGGAAGATCCTCAGCACCATCCTGGTGGTGTGGGTCCTGTCCTCTGGGATCTGCATGCCCCTTATATTCATGAACAAAAGGGATGAGATTGGGGCAGTAGAGGGACTGCCACTGGTGTTCCCAATCTGCAGGGAAATATGGCCTCAAGAGAGGCTCAAGCAAGCCTACAACTTCCTGCTCTTCTGTGCCCTCTATTGCCTGCCCGTGCTATTCAATATGATCATCTGCTTCCTGACTGTGCGAAGGCTGTGGAGCTGCACCAGCCAGTTGAAGGAGCGCAACTCCCTGAACCGATCCCTGCCAGCCTCCAGGCTGAAGATCCGCAAGAAGGTGGCCCAGATGGTGGTGGCCCTGGTCCTGCTGTTTGCCATCTCTTGGCTGCCAGTCTACATGATGGACATCTGGATTGACTTCAACATCCCCAACTCTTTGCAGGATGTGACTCCATCTCCCTGGGTCCTGCAGCTCAGACCTTTTGCTCAGTGGCTAGGCCTCACCAACTCCAGCCTCAACCCCATATGCTATTGCTTTGTTGGGAACCTCTACAGGTCAGCCAAAGAAATGAAGAGCAAATACCACCAGAGGATGGTCTCCCTTTTTAACTTCTCTCTGTCTGAAGGGACTGCACCTTCTTCTGTGCCTGAGTTGCTCTCTTACAGGAACTCCATGGACTCTGCAGGGAAAAAGTCCAGCTGCACCCTGGCAATGAGCAAGAGATATCAGGGGGACACTGACCCTAAGAACAACTATGAAACTCCACTAATGTCC
This window of the Chelonia mydas isolate rCheMyd1 chromosome 10, rCheMyd1.pri.v2, whole genome shotgun sequence genome carries:
- the LOC102932310 gene encoding galanin receptor type 1 encodes the protein MNSSFSFPESHLSLLGLLKGENGSLPRMWNGSQELDWEELFLFAKEPVTISLTVLYLLSFVVGFVGNIMSIKVLTRKRSSRMPSLSATRSLLINLAICDLMVVCVCMPITVGNLIYKAWVYGDFLCRAVPFVQAVSVSASVLSLTVISVNRYYSVHNPLNARSFFTQRKILSTILVVWVLSSGICMPLIFMNKRDEIGAVEGLPLVFPICREIWPQERLKQAYNFLLFCALYCLPVLFNMIICFLTVRRLWSCTSQLKERNSLNRSLPASRLKIRKKVAQMVVALVLLFAISWLPVYMMDIWIDFNIPNSLQDVTPSPWVLQLRPFAQWLGLTNSSLNPICYCFVGNLYRSAKEMKSKYHQRMVSLFNFSLSEGTAPSSVPELLSYRNSMDSAGKKSSCTLAMSKRYQGDTDPKNNYETPLMSCQSLSLNTMSSEKTSL